A genomic segment from Castor canadensis chromosome 1, mCasCan1.hap1v2, whole genome shotgun sequence encodes:
- the LOC109679634 gene encoding LOW QUALITY PROTEIN: olfactory receptor 52N1-like (The sequence of the model RefSeq protein was modified relative to this genomic sequence to represent the inferred CDS: inserted 2 bases in 1 codon), producing the protein MSFLNGTSTTPSSFILNGIPGLEEEHFWISLPLCTMYSIALTGNFGLMYLIYSEEALHRPMYIFLALLSFTDVLMCTSTLPNTXCILWFSLKEIDFKTCLVQMFFVHTFTGMESGVLMLMALDHYVAICYPLRYSTILTNVVIAKAGLLTFLRGVMLVIPFTFLTKHLPHCRGNVIPHTYCDHMFVAKISCGNDQVNAIYGLMVALLIGGFDILCITISYTMILQAVVSLSSTNARQKAFSTCTAHICAIVTTYVPAFFTSFAHHFWGHTIPPHVHIIMANLYLLMPPTMNPIVYGVKTKQIRDNVIRIFSKGKDNSQNI; encoded by the exons atgtcatttttaaatgGCACCAGTACAACGCCTTCTTCTTTCATCCTAAATGGCATCCCTGGTCTGGAAGAAGAGCATTTTTGGATCTCACTTCCCCTGTGTACTATGTACAGCATTGCTCTTACAGGGAACTTTGGCCTTATGTATCTCATCTACTCTGAAGAAGCCTTACACAGACCTATGTACATTTTCTTAGCCCTTCTTTCCTTCACAGATGTGCTCATGTGCACCAGCACTCTTCCCAATAC CTGCATACTGTGGTTCAGCCTCAAGGAGATTGATTTTAAGACCTGCCTTGTGCAGATGTTCTTTGTGCACACCTTCACAGGGATGGAGTCTGGGGTGCTCATGCTCATGGCTCTGGACCATTATGTGGCCATCTGCTACCCCCTGCGCTACTCCACCATCCTCACCAATGTTGTCATTGCCAAGGCTGGGCTCCTCACTTTTCTAAGGGGTGTGATGCTTgtcatccccttcactttcctcACCAAGCACCTGCCACACTGCAGAGGCAATGTCATCCCCCACACTTACTGTGACCACATGTTTGTTGCCAAGATATCTTGTGGAAATGATCAGGTCAATGCTATTTATGGATTGATGGTTGCCCTTCTGATTGGGGGCTTTGACATCCTGTGCATCACAATCTCCTATACTATGATTCTTCAGGCAGTTGTGAGTCTATCATCAACCAATGCTCGACAGAAAGCTTTCAGCACTTGCACTGCCCACATCTGTGCCATTGTCACCACTTATGTCCCAGCCTTCTTCACCTCCTTTGCACACCACTTCTGGGGTCATACTATTCCTCCCCATGTACACATCATTATGGCTAATCTCTATCTTCTCATGCCTCCCACAATGAACCCTATTGTGTATGGGGTAAAAACAAAGCAGATACGAGACAATGTCATTAGGATCTTTTCTAAGGGAAAGGATAATTCTCAAAATATCTAA